One Candidatus Eisenbacteria bacterium genomic window carries:
- the add gene encoding adenosine deaminase — MKLTLDVIRRIPKAELHCHLDGSVRPRTVLELAAEQKVRLPTTSLARLTRLLQAGKRTRNLADYLKIFDITLSVMQEKDALYRIAHELVEDCAAEGVRHLEVRYSPILHRKRRLAFEDIVDPVIAGLRDAGARLNISTGVIICGIRSMSPEVSLSLAELAVAYKGRGVLAFDLAGQEKDYPAKAHREAFQLIAKHNINSTVHGGEAFGPESIAQALHYCGAHRIGHGTRLAEDPDLLRYVRDHRVPLEMCLSSNVQTRVARSLKVHPFGQYFRMGLRVTLNTDNRLMSATTSSQEIHLAARAFRLSPYEVKRIVINGFKSAFLPYPQKARMLREVNLEIDRVFMDAFPHEYDLRGSY; from the coding sequence ATGAAGCTCACACTCGACGTCATTCGCCGCATCCCGAAGGCCGAGCTGCACTGCCATCTCGACGGCAGCGTGCGGCCCCGCACCGTCCTCGAACTGGCCGCCGAGCAGAAGGTGCGTCTGCCGACGACGAGCCTGGCCCGCCTGACGCGCCTGCTGCAGGCCGGCAAGCGCACGCGGAACCTGGCGGACTACCTCAAGATCTTCGACATCACGCTGTCGGTGATGCAGGAGAAGGACGCCCTCTACCGCATCGCCCACGAGCTGGTCGAGGACTGCGCGGCCGAGGGTGTCCGCCACCTCGAGGTGCGCTACTCGCCGATCCTGCACCGCAAGCGGCGCCTGGCGTTCGAGGACATCGTGGACCCGGTGATCGCCGGGCTTCGCGACGCGGGCGCCCGGCTGAACATTTCCACGGGCGTCATCATCTGCGGGATCCGCTCGATGTCGCCCGAGGTCTCGCTGTCGCTCGCCGAGCTGGCGGTGGCCTACAAGGGCCGCGGCGTGCTGGCGTTCGACCTGGCGGGGCAGGAGAAGGACTACCCGGCCAAGGCCCACCGGGAGGCGTTCCAGCTCATCGCCAAGCACAACATCAACTCGACGGTGCACGGCGGCGAGGCCTTCGGGCCGGAAAGCATCGCGCAGGCGCTCCACTACTGCGGCGCGCACCGCATCGGCCACGGCACGCGCCTGGCCGAGGATCCCGACCTGCTGCGCTACGTGCGCGATCACCGCGTGCCGCTCGAGATGTGCCTGTCCTCGAACGTGCAGACGCGCGTCGCGCGCTCGCTCAAGGTCCACCCGTTCGGGCAGTACTTCCGCATGGGGCTTCGGGTCACCCTCAACACCGACAATCGCCTGATGTCGGCGACGACCTCGTCGCAGGAGATCCACCTTGCGGCCCGGGCGTTCCGCCTGAGCCCCTACGAGGTCAAGCGGATCGTCATCAACGGCTTCAAGAGCGCCTTCCTTCCCTACCCGCAGAAGGCCCGCATGCTGCGCGAGGTCAACCTCGAGATCGACCGCGTCTTCATGGACGCGTTCCCGCACGAGTACGACCTGCGAGGCAGCTACTAG
- a CDS encoding TonB-dependent receptor — MAGRVVDKKTGHAIPFASVTIPEAKRGGLTDSEGQFQISGVPAGTYEVKVQYLGYRPGSQAGVVVVAGKSVTVNFSLEDIVVREEKAVEVTAERRLVEVKQGATVRSVGANEIRNLPVTTVGDVLQQQAGISTDAEQIHVRGGRADETVFIVNGVANKDLITGQSTAGQLNARSVAEVNVATGAYDVRYGNALSGVVEIKLKEGTDRFEGGITTSAGSYGGRSWQSVVGGPDPLVLPFFRLVGLRPAGAATSILDLSGSLFETRFRYLHDQNASLLDRTLLPPALPRIHSSYEDSFLGHRFTYGDMWSPSADNRWSLRYGWAYKPNASDKLSFNFSKRIAIDQGFSRSFITATGDQNDPAYPWAWDHRISHANTIFEDNFQTSLQWRRTLSTTGYTELQVSRYFFAQRQDVLGKMWWEYDEPDDRSNFPLGDPRRDDYFVDSGDADTWQDRRTVSYGIDWSLTQRFAHRHEVEFGLEHQFQSVQYLTIENPWVFDQDGLGQSHDIWLAHPWTGDFYVRDRLEYEGFTANIGLRGDYWFVGREAEDALADTTRHNIAAATRTHFYEETNSFFGRRYKLHLSPRVIVAHPITENSSFFFNYGEFTQNPSYRYVYSKLRSISSESFPLQGNPNLNPQISVNYEVGAKHQFSPRAAANVTFFVRDIYDYPSATRVDPISGTNLASYFIYLNGHFARSKGFEIEVEKRRSNHWAGKLSYSFQQTKGKSSDPNEDRALQELGGSSETRLSEVFVRWNRPHKVTASFDLRFDREAPAGWRWLKQCGLNVFMQGQSGRAYTPLDPTGLITIGEPNSLNAPMQITTDLKLNRWFGLFGRRMDVSLQGTNVFNNRLIYRVDQISGKGFVWGEGEFDPRHVSNLNDYTRISQVDDPSNYGPGAQWRLSLDVDF; from the coding sequence GTGGCGGGACGCGTCGTGGACAAGAAGACCGGGCACGCGATCCCGTTCGCGAGCGTGACGATTCCCGAGGCCAAGCGCGGTGGCCTGACCGACTCCGAAGGCCAGTTCCAGATCTCGGGCGTGCCGGCCGGAACCTACGAAGTCAAAGTGCAGTACCTCGGCTACCGCCCGGGGAGCCAGGCCGGCGTCGTGGTCGTCGCGGGCAAGTCGGTCACCGTCAACTTCTCCCTCGAGGACATCGTTGTCCGGGAGGAGAAGGCCGTGGAGGTGACGGCCGAGCGCAGGCTGGTCGAGGTCAAGCAGGGCGCCACGGTCCGCAGCGTGGGCGCGAACGAGATCCGCAATCTGCCGGTGACGACGGTCGGCGACGTTCTCCAGCAACAGGCCGGCATCAGCACCGACGCCGAACAGATCCACGTGCGCGGCGGCCGCGCCGACGAGACCGTGTTCATCGTCAATGGCGTGGCGAACAAGGACCTGATCACCGGGCAATCCACGGCCGGCCAGCTCAACGCCCGCTCGGTCGCCGAGGTCAACGTCGCCACCGGCGCCTACGACGTGCGTTACGGCAACGCCCTTTCGGGGGTGGTCGAGATCAAGCTCAAGGAGGGCACGGACCGCTTCGAGGGCGGCATCACCACCTCGGCCGGAAGCTACGGCGGGCGGTCCTGGCAGTCGGTCGTGGGCGGCCCCGACCCGCTGGTCCTGCCGTTCTTCAGGCTCGTCGGCCTTCGTCCCGCCGGCGCGGCCACCAGCATCCTCGATCTTTCCGGGAGCCTGTTCGAGACGCGCTTCCGCTACCTGCACGACCAGAACGCTTCCCTGCTCGACCGCACGCTGCTGCCGCCGGCCCTGCCGCGGATCCACTCGAGCTACGAGGACTCCTTCCTCGGCCACCGGTTCACGTACGGCGACATGTGGTCGCCCTCGGCCGACAACCGCTGGTCGTTGCGCTACGGCTGGGCGTACAAGCCGAACGCCAGCGACAAGCTGAGCTTCAACTTCAGCAAGCGCATCGCGATCGACCAGGGCTTCAGCCGCTCGTTCATCACTGCGACGGGCGACCAAAACGACCCGGCCTACCCGTGGGCGTGGGACCACCGGATCTCGCACGCGAACACGATCTTCGAGGACAACTTCCAGACTTCGCTGCAGTGGCGGCGCACGCTGTCCACCACCGGCTACACCGAGCTGCAGGTGTCGCGCTACTTCTTCGCGCAGCGCCAGGACGTGCTCGGCAAGATGTGGTGGGAGTACGACGAGCCCGACGACCGCTCGAACTTCCCGCTCGGCGATCCGCGCCGCGACGACTACTTCGTGGACAGCGGCGACGCCGACACCTGGCAGGACCGGCGGACCGTCAGCTACGGCATCGACTGGAGCCTGACGCAGCGCTTCGCGCACCGGCACGAGGTCGAGTTCGGGCTCGAGCACCAGTTCCAGTCGGTGCAGTACCTGACCATCGAGAATCCGTGGGTGTTCGACCAGGACGGGCTCGGCCAGTCGCACGACATCTGGCTCGCGCACCCGTGGACGGGCGACTTCTACGTGCGCGACCGGCTCGAATACGAGGGCTTCACCGCCAACATCGGCCTGCGCGGCGACTACTGGTTCGTGGGCCGCGAGGCCGAGGACGCGCTCGCCGACACCACCCGCCACAACATCGCCGCGGCGACCCGCACGCATTTCTACGAGGAGACGAACTCGTTCTTCGGCCGCCGGTACAAGCTGCACCTCTCGCCGCGCGTGATCGTCGCCCACCCGATCACCGAGAACAGCAGCTTCTTCTTCAACTACGGCGAGTTCACGCAGAACCCGTCGTACCGCTACGTGTACTCGAAGCTGCGCTCGATCTCGTCCGAGTCCTTCCCGCTGCAGGGCAATCCGAACCTGAACCCGCAGATCTCGGTCAACTACGAAGTCGGCGCCAAGCACCAGTTCTCGCCGCGGGCCGCCGCGAACGTCACGTTCTTCGTCCGCGACATCTACGACTATCCGAGCGCCACGCGCGTGGACCCGATCAGCGGCACGAATCTGGCCTCGTATTTCATCTACCTGAACGGCCACTTCGCCCGCTCCAAGGGCTTCGAGATCGAGGTGGAGAAGCGCCGCTCGAACCACTGGGCGGGCAAGCTCAGCTACTCGTTCCAGCAGACGAAGGGCAAGAGCAGCGATCCGAACGAGGACCGCGCGCTGCAGGAACTGGGCGGCAGCAGCGAAACGCGCCTCTCCGAGGTGTTCGTGCGCTGGAACCGGCCGCACAAGGTGACCGCGAGCTTCGACCTGCGCTTCGACCGCGAGGCTCCGGCGGGCTGGCGCTGGCTGAAGCAGTGCGGGCTCAACGTCTTCATGCAGGGGCAGTCGGGCCGCGCCTACACGCCGCTCGATCCGACCGGCCTCATCACCATCGGCGAGCCCAACTCCCTGAACGCGCCCATGCAGATCACGACCGACCTCAAGCTGAACCGCTGGTTCGGCCTGTTCGGCCGGCGCATGGACGTTTCGCTGCAGGGCACGAACGTGTTCAACAACCGCCTCATCTACCGCGTGGACCAGATCTCCGGCAAGGGCTTCGTCTGGGGCGAGGGCGAGTTCGATCCCCGCCACGTCTCGAACCTGAACGACTACACGCGGATCTCCCAGGTGGACGACCCGTCCAACTACGGTCCGGGCGCGCAGTGGAGGCTATCGCTCGATGTGGACTTCTAG
- a CDS encoding T9SS type A sorting domain-containing protein gives MHKFLTRVLSTAVLVCATAGLASAAQWPNATYPDTLNLYQVQFGMANPGAGAPALLDTVMGVGGIITGFDAKATGYGFYIQTSDGTVPWTGVDVFTGSFNYNAAPFSLALGDSVIVYGRIQEFGGGTEIEGFDGVQGTNDIIVRKLSSGNPLPAIHGGTTTQLRETPKGNVLQEQYEGMLVQINGPLVVARNSGVGTRSFLLVDPSAPSDSVNIDGNTLTTYEAPAVGTTVTLVRGIYEERTRGYRIQIRDGNDIDLATPPNVTDGYPVADTQVRLTFDRAVTSATATDINNYSLASFGSVDAATMDGSSAVLLDITNGLPHGASETVTVSGIVSVSSGLAMTAPQSRTFINGVLSCAEVQAPNPDSLAGIPCLDRSRFAGGGGQTSQGNIGPRMSMTGVVQGIYTPLHYLADEGGGLRSGVSIFAPPTLPVLGHKMFVTGQVQEFFGETEVGAIVSSTDLGVATAPAAATPDLSIIDHDGCDPNESVEDAEDYEGMLVKVAYGKVILAEGLVTPPTNGFHIMNQAGTDTIFVSNLNGVLSPFSVKPLGMTCTVTGVLHYSNNSFRICPRDYGDIVDHGMNVSVPPASGKVRFAAYPNPGVTSRLSFSLPTEANVELGVFDVAGRQVAQLARGRMPAGEYSREWDGRTSAGKVGAGVYFYRLTVDGKTYSVRNVRLGQ, from the coding sequence ATGCACAAGTTTCTGACCCGAGTCCTGAGCACCGCGGTGCTCGTGTGCGCCACCGCCGGCCTGGCGAGCGCGGCCCAGTGGCCGAACGCCACCTACCCGGATACGCTGAACCTGTACCAGGTGCAGTTCGGCATGGCCAATCCGGGCGCCGGCGCTCCCGCGCTGCTCGACACCGTGATGGGCGTCGGCGGCATCATCACCGGTTTCGACGCCAAGGCCACCGGCTACGGCTTCTACATCCAGACCTCCGACGGCACCGTGCCGTGGACCGGCGTGGATGTCTTCACCGGCTCGTTCAACTACAACGCCGCGCCCTTCAGCCTCGCGCTCGGCGACTCGGTCATCGTCTACGGCCGGATCCAGGAGTTCGGCGGCGGAACCGAGATCGAGGGCTTCGACGGCGTCCAGGGTACGAACGACATCATCGTTCGCAAGCTCTCGAGCGGCAACCCGCTGCCCGCCATTCACGGCGGCACGACCACGCAGCTCAGGGAAACCCCGAAGGGCAACGTGCTGCAGGAGCAGTACGAGGGCATGCTGGTCCAGATCAACGGGCCGCTGGTCGTCGCCCGCAATTCCGGCGTCGGCACGAGATCGTTCCTCCTCGTGGATCCCTCGGCGCCGAGCGACTCGGTGAACATCGACGGCAACACGCTGACCACCTACGAGGCGCCCGCCGTCGGCACGACCGTGACCCTGGTGCGCGGCATCTACGAGGAGCGCACCCGCGGCTATCGCATTCAGATTCGCGACGGCAACGACATCGATCTGGCCACGCCGCCCAACGTGACGGACGGTTACCCGGTCGCGGACACACAGGTCCGCCTGACCTTCGATCGCGCGGTCACGTCGGCGACGGCCACGGACATCAACAACTACTCGCTGGCGTCGTTCGGATCGGTGGACGCGGCGACCATGGACGGCTCCTCGGCGGTCCTGCTGGACATCACGAACGGCCTGCCGCACGGCGCCTCGGAAACCGTGACGGTCAGCGGCATCGTCAGCGTGTCGAGCGGGCTGGCCATGACGGCGCCGCAGTCGCGTACGTTCATCAACGGCGTGCTCAGCTGCGCCGAGGTCCAGGCCCCGAATCCCGATTCTCTGGCCGGCATTCCCTGCCTCGACCGCTCGCGCTTCGCCGGCGGCGGCGGCCAGACGAGCCAGGGCAACATCGGGCCGCGCATGTCCATGACGGGCGTCGTGCAGGGCATCTACACGCCGCTGCACTACCTCGCCGACGAGGGCGGCGGACTGCGCTCGGGCGTCTCGATCTTCGCGCCGCCGACGTTGCCGGTTCTGGGCCACAAGATGTTCGTGACCGGACAGGTGCAGGAGTTCTTCGGCGAGACGGAAGTCGGCGCCATCGTCTCGAGCACCGACCTCGGAGTCGCGACGGCACCCGCGGCGGCCACGCCGGACCTCTCGATCATTGACCACGACGGCTGCGACCCGAACGAGTCGGTGGAGGACGCCGAGGACTACGAGGGCATGCTGGTCAAGGTCGCGTATGGCAAGGTCATCCTCGCCGAGGGCCTCGTGACGCCGCCGACGAACGGCTTCCACATCATGAACCAGGCCGGCACGGACACCATCTTCGTGTCGAACCTGAACGGCGTGCTCAGCCCGTTCTCGGTCAAGCCCCTCGGCATGACCTGCACGGTGACCGGCGTGCTGCACTACTCGAACAACAGCTTCCGCATCTGCCCGCGCGACTATGGCGACATCGTGGACCACGGCATGAACGTCAGCGTGCCGCCGGCCTCGGGCAAGGTCCGCTTCGCGGCCTACCCGAACCCGGGCGTGACGTCGCGGCTGTCGTTCAGCCTCCCGACCGAAGCCAACGTCGAACTCGGCGTGTTCGACGTGGCCGGCCGCCAGGTCGCGCAGCTCGCCCGGGGCCGCATGCCCGCCGGCGAGTACTCGCGCGAGTGGGACGGACGCACGTCGGCCGGCAAGGTCGGAGCGGGCGTCTACTTCTACCGCCTGACGGTGGACGGCAAGACCTACTCGGTCCGCAACGTCCGGCTCGGCCAGTAA
- a CDS encoding RpiB/LacA/LacB family sugar-phosphate isomerase, giving the protein MSTPDESTVRRLVKEAIERALGPEPGAAPAPAAAPKVVSPRRVAIGSDHGGYALKEVLKRAIAEELGWEPFDCGTHSTDAVDYPDFAAAVAREVASGRAARGIVVDAAGIGSTMAANKIAGVRCALCHDDRTVLNSREHNDANMLALGANVVHRGAAVRLVRLFLTTDFAGGRHERRVRKIMALEGGR; this is encoded by the coding sequence ATGAGCACCCCCGACGAATCCACCGTCCGCCGGCTCGTGAAGGAAGCGATCGAGCGCGCGCTCGGGCCGGAGCCCGGAGCGGCGCCGGCGCCCGCGGCGGCCCCGAAGGTCGTCTCGCCGCGACGTGTCGCGATCGGCTCGGATCACGGCGGCTACGCTCTCAAGGAAGTGCTCAAGCGGGCGATCGCCGAGGAGCTGGGCTGGGAGCCCTTCGACTGCGGCACGCACTCGACCGACGCGGTGGACTATCCCGACTTCGCCGCCGCCGTCGCGCGCGAGGTCGCTTCCGGTCGCGCGGCGCGCGGAATCGTGGTGGACGCCGCCGGCATCGGCTCGACGATGGCCGCCAACAAGATCGCCGGCGTGCGCTGCGCGCTCTGTCACGACGACCGGACGGTGCTCAACAGCCGCGAACACAACGACGCGAACATGCTGGCTTTGGGAGCGAACGTCGTCCACCGCGGCGCGGCCGTCCGTCTCGTCCGGCTCTTCCTGACCACCGATTTCGCGGGCGGCCGCCACGAGCGGCGCGTCCGGAAGATCATGGCGCTCGAGGGCGGCCGCTGA
- a CDS encoding iron-sulfur cluster assembly accessory protein, producing MVTMTDAAAAKLNELLAQQDGVLGLRLSAVPGGCSGYQYGMAFAEATQEGDWVGEFQGVKVFVDPDSAGILNGVKVDYVESLQATGFTIHNPNVVRSCGCGKSFETGEGGCGS from the coding sequence ATGGTGACGATGACCGACGCCGCTGCCGCCAAGCTCAACGAACTTCTCGCCCAGCAGGACGGCGTGCTCGGCCTGCGCCTGAGCGCGGTCCCCGGCGGCTGCTCCGGCTACCAGTACGGCATGGCGTTCGCCGAGGCGACGCAGGAAGGCGACTGGGTCGGGGAGTTCCAGGGCGTCAAGGTGTTCGTGGACCCGGACAGCGCCGGCATCCTCAACGGCGTGAAGGTGGACTACGTCGAGTCGCTGCAGGCGACCGGCTTCACGATCCACAACCCGAACGTGGTCCGCTCGTGCGGGTGCGGCAAGTCGTTCGAGACGGGCGAGGGAGGCTGCGGCAGCTGA
- a CDS encoding PorV/PorQ family protein yields the protein MWTSSRAPLAALALTALLAGGARAQGSLGGQRAGTSSGTFLRIGVGARAVAMGESFVAVANDPSAIYWNPAGLASLQRREVGLSYVQWPADVDYGHIALIVPVKRLGGSVGLQFGVLATRMDETTELMPFGTGRSFSYSDVVAGATYARRWTDKLLVGAGLKYVHEDLGSQVGGPTTSAVLLDIGSIYYLGLGSVRIATSLTSFGPQLRPAGDWVSPLTGEVRQYDGFDPPMVFRYGLAFEPLENNTQRLTTALEVNQPADNEQNLKAGAEWTYLRRFALRSGYNFRADALKFSAGAGFVADVNDSRLNIDYAWTDGGPLGSVHRMTLGVRF from the coding sequence ATGTGGACTTCTAGCCGCGCCCCGCTGGCCGCCCTCGCGCTCACCGCGCTGCTCGCGGGCGGGGCGCGCGCGCAGGGCTCGCTCGGCGGGCAGCGCGCCGGCACCTCGTCGGGCACGTTCCTACGGATCGGCGTCGGCGCGCGCGCGGTGGCCATGGGCGAATCGTTCGTCGCCGTCGCCAACGATCCGAGCGCGATCTACTGGAACCCGGCCGGGCTCGCGTCGCTGCAGCGCCGCGAGGTGGGCCTCTCGTACGTGCAGTGGCCGGCCGACGTGGACTACGGCCACATCGCCCTGATCGTGCCGGTCAAGCGGCTCGGCGGCTCCGTCGGACTGCAGTTCGGCGTGCTCGCGACGCGCATGGACGAGACGACCGAGCTGATGCCGTTCGGCACCGGGCGCTCGTTCTCGTATTCCGACGTCGTGGCGGGCGCCACCTACGCGCGTCGCTGGACCGACAAGCTGCTCGTCGGCGCCGGCCTCAAGTACGTGCACGAGGACCTCGGCTCGCAGGTCGGGGGCCCCACGACCAGCGCGGTGCTGCTCGACATCGGCTCGATCTACTACCTCGGACTCGGCAGCGTGCGCATCGCGACTTCGCTCACCAGCTTCGGTCCGCAGCTGCGGCCCGCGGGCGACTGGGTGTCGCCGCTCACCGGCGAGGTCCGGCAGTACGACGGCTTCGACCCGCCGATGGTGTTCCGCTACGGGCTCGCGTTCGAGCCGCTCGAGAACAACACGCAGCGCCTGACGACGGCCCTGGAGGTGAACCAGCCCGCCGACAACGAGCAGAACCTCAAGGCCGGCGCGGAATGGACCTACCTGCGCCGCTTCGCGCTGCGTTCGGGTTACAACTTCCGGGCCGACGCGCTCAAGTTTTCCGCGGGCGCGGGCTTCGTCGCCGACGTCAACGATTCGCGGCTCAACATCGACTACGCGTGGACCGACGGCGGACCTCTGGGCAGCGTCCACCGCATGACGCTGGGAGTGCGGTTCTGA
- a CDS encoding 2-oxo acid dehydrogenase subunit E2, whose translation MAISIVVPQLGESVAEGTVAKWLKAVGDKVRKEEPIVEIQTDKINVEIPSPAEGTLAAIVVAEGTTVLVGTEIGSISGAAEGAAAPAAAPATAAPARAAAPAPPASAPARQAPAAVASDAGNGHASGGSLGHDDERTLSPAVRRLMRENNVTAAEVRTIRGSGTAGRVTRDDLLDWLKNRPAATPAAAAAPAGRTAAAPAPAALPAFLRAAAAPAGDGPREEIVPFTRVRKVIAENMVKAKHTAAHTHCFDEVDMSAIVALRKEWAPKLEAQGVKLTYMPFFIKASVLALREFPWVNGAVSPAGDAMIVKKYYNIGVAVGRDDKGLIVPNLKDCDRKNLVQLAAEMNDLAARARADRLTMDEIQGGTFSITNAGVFGAINSAPVINVPDVAILGVHKIVERPVVRGGQIVVAPMMNTVIGFDHRVVDGELAVKFLRRVCELLEKPELLWFYA comes from the coding sequence ATGGCCATCTCGATCGTGGTTCCGCAGCTCGGCGAGAGCGTCGCCGAGGGGACCGTCGCCAAGTGGCTGAAGGCCGTGGGCGACAAGGTGCGCAAGGAAGAGCCGATCGTGGAGATCCAGACGGACAAGATCAACGTCGAGATCCCTTCGCCCGCGGAAGGCACGCTCGCGGCGATCGTCGTGGCCGAGGGCACGACCGTGCTGGTCGGAACCGAGATCGGCTCGATCTCGGGCGCGGCCGAAGGCGCCGCCGCGCCGGCCGCCGCGCCGGCGACCGCGGCCCCTGCCCGCGCCGCGGCGCCCGCCCCGCCGGCCTCCGCGCCCGCGCGCCAGGCCCCCGCCGCCGTCGCGAGCGACGCCGGCAACGGTCACGCCTCGGGGGGCAGCCTCGGTCACGACGACGAACGCACGCTCTCGCCGGCTGTCCGCCGGCTGATGAGGGAGAACAACGTCACGGCCGCCGAAGTGCGCACGATTCGCGGCTCCGGCACGGCCGGCCGCGTGACGCGCGACGACCTGCTCGACTGGCTCAAGAACCGCCCGGCCGCGACGCCCGCCGCTGCCGCGGCTCCCGCGGGCCGAACCGCGGCGGCTCCCGCCCCGGCCGCGCTGCCGGCGTTCCTGCGCGCCGCGGCCGCGCCCGCCGGCGACGGCCCGCGCGAGGAGATCGTGCCGTTCACGCGCGTGCGCAAGGTCATCGCCGAGAACATGGTCAAGGCCAAGCACACGGCGGCCCACACGCATTGTTTCGACGAGGTGGACATGTCCGCCATCGTCGCGCTCCGCAAGGAATGGGCTCCGAAGCTCGAGGCGCAGGGCGTCAAGCTCACCTACATGCCGTTCTTCATCAAGGCGTCGGTGCTCGCGCTTCGCGAGTTCCCGTGGGTCAACGGCGCGGTGAGCCCGGCGGGCGACGCGATGATCGTCAAGAAGTACTACAACATCGGCGTCGCCGTGGGCCGCGACGACAAGGGGCTGATCGTTCCCAACCTCAAGGACTGCGACCGCAAGAACCTGGTGCAGCTCGCGGCCGAAATGAACGACCTCGCGGCGCGCGCGCGCGCGGACCGGCTGACGATGGACGAGATCCAGGGCGGCACGTTCTCGATCACGAACGCGGGGGTCTTCGGCGCGATCAACTCGGCGCCGGTCATCAACGTGCCGGACGTGGCGATCCTCGGCGTGCACAAGATCGTCGAGCGCCCGGTGGTCCGTGGCGGTCAGATCGTGGTCGCGCCGATGATGAACACGGTCATCGGCTTCGATCACCGGGTGGTGGACGGCGAGCTGGCCGTCAAGTTCCTGCGCCGCGTCTGCGAGCTCCTCGAGAAGCCCGAGCTGCTCTGGTTCTACGCCTGA
- the lipB gene encoding lipoyl(octanoyl) transferase LipB: MEVPRFGAEAGSTPDLTSPGTLTVCALGATPYREGIALQDALVAACASGKTGDWLLYPDHPPVLTVGRNASADGVRADAATLASRGIEVFEVPRGGDVTWHGPGQLVGYPIVSLDRVDRDLHRWLRVLEGALIRALARHGIVSERSAGRTGVWVGERKIASIGVAVRRWVGYHGFALNVRPDLSDFSLIHPCGLKGVRMTSMAAELGSGAPPLEVVREDVTQELSILLAYERVVSAPAEEARSWIKRDRPAAETATGTASRT; the protein is encoded by the coding sequence GTGGAGGTTCCCCGCTTCGGCGCCGAAGCGGGGAGCACGCCTGATCTGACCAGCCCCGGCACCCTGACCGTCTGCGCGCTCGGCGCGACGCCCTATCGCGAAGGAATCGCGCTTCAGGACGCGCTGGTGGCCGCGTGTGCGTCGGGGAAGACGGGGGACTGGCTGCTGTACCCGGATCATCCGCCGGTGCTGACGGTGGGCCGCAACGCGAGCGCGGACGGAGTGCGCGCCGACGCGGCGACGCTCGCGTCGCGCGGCATCGAGGTGTTCGAGGTGCCGCGCGGGGGCGACGTGACCTGGCACGGTCCGGGGCAGCTCGTCGGCTATCCGATCGTCTCGCTCGACCGGGTGGACCGCGACCTGCACCGCTGGCTGCGGGTGCTGGAGGGAGCCCTCATCCGGGCGCTGGCGCGTCACGGGATCGTCAGCGAAAGGTCCGCGGGACGCACGGGCGTGTGGGTGGGCGAGCGCAAGATCGCGTCCATCGGCGTCGCGGTCCGGCGCTGGGTGGGCTATCATGGCTTCGCGCTCAACGTGCGTCCGGATCTCTCGGACTTTTCCCTCATCCATCCGTGCGGCCTCAAAGGTGTCCGGATGACCAGCATGGCGGCCGAGCTCGGGAGCGGCGCTCCCCCGCTCGAAGTCGTGCGGGAGGACGTGACGCAGGAGCTTTCGATACTTCTCGCCTACGAACGCGTCGTCTCCGCCCCTGCGGAGGAGGCGCGAAGCTGGATCAAGCGGGATCGTCCCGCGGCCGAAACCGCGACCGGAACGGCCTCAAGGACCTGA
- a CDS encoding acyl-CoA thioesterase yields MTQMVLPHHANVHGTLLGGTVMHWVDLAAAVVANRHSRRPVVTAAFDEMAFLAPVMVGQIAILRARLTLADRSSMEIRVDVDSEDVLTGERRRTGTAFVTFVALDPVTRRPTPVPRLLLETDGERSEHAQALERRRQRLERRKAHAKS; encoded by the coding sequence ATGACCCAGATGGTTCTGCCGCACCACGCGAACGTCCACGGAACGTTGTTGGGCGGGACGGTGATGCACTGGGTGGATCTCGCGGCGGCGGTGGTCGCGAACCGGCACAGCCGCCGCCCGGTGGTGACCGCGGCGTTCGACGAAATGGCGTTCCTCGCCCCGGTCATGGTGGGCCAGATCGCGATCCTCCGGGCGCGGTTGACGCTCGCGGATCGCAGCAGCATGGAGATCCGGGTGGACGTGGACTCGGAGGACGTGCTGACGGGGGAGCGGCGGCGCACGGGAACGGCCTTCGTGACGTTCGTCGCGCTCGATCCGGTGACCCGGCGCCCGACGCCGGTGCCACGATTGCTGCTGGAAACGGACGGAGAGCGGTCCGAGCACGCGCAGGCGCTCGAGCGCCGGCGGCAGCGGCTCGAACGCCGCAAGGCGCACGCGAAGAGCTGA